Proteins from a genomic interval of Natator depressus isolate rNatDep1 chromosome 20, rNatDep2.hap1, whole genome shotgun sequence:
- the LOC141975059 gene encoding CD209 antigen-like protein C → MPSGSIYQKCEESDQGTLKEQETEMAFGRAGNSLLQCGRGLNGEERSVLTLYAVHAVSFVLWVILLAMVIGKYSEMSKELEQLQTGQSVLRGNGSKTAKQLETLHFNQSAMHSTEVELATELKRLQSDQATLRVEVSEGLAKAKSDRDDIRAEAYKILDAVQKRNDSACSICPAGWLLNSGTCYYFSTVRKHWSYAKQACKDQGAELIIIDNPEKQEFLTKNANSKQYWIGLHDISNEGTFIWVDDSSVSYSNWDRGEPNNFGSGEDCVMMLKDGKWNDAACTMNGDGWICEKKWTC, encoded by the exons ATGCCTTCAGGCAGCATTTACCAAAAGTGCGAAGAGTCCGACCAAGGGACGCTCAAGGAACAGGAGACAGAAATGGCTTTTGGGAGAGCAG GGAATTCCTTGCTGCAGTGCGGTAGGGGCCTGAATGGGGAGGAAAGGTCAGTATTAACCCTTTACGCTGTGCACGCCGTGTCGTTTGTGTTATGGGTCATCCTCCTCGCCATGGTGATTGGAAAGT ACTCGGAGATGTCCAAGGAGCTAGAGCAGTTGCAGACTGGTCAATCCGTGCTGAGAGGCAACG GCTCCAAGACAGCGAAGCAACTGGAGACACTTCATTTCAACCAGTCCGCCATGCACAGCACTG AGGTGGAGCTGGCCACGGAGCTGAAGAGGCTGCAGTCGGACCAGGCCACGCTGAGAGTGGAAG TGTCGGAGGGTCTGGCCAAAGCGAAAAGTGACAGAGATGACATCAGGGCTGAAGCCTACAAGATTCTGGATGCTGTCCAGAAAAGGAATG ACTCTGCCTGCAGCATTTGtccagctggctggctgctgaaTTCAGGGACCTGCTACTACTTCTCCACAGTGCGTAAACACTGGTCCTATGCCAAGCAGGCCTGCAAAGACCAAGGTGCCGAGCTGATTATTATTGATAACCCAGAAAAGCAG gagtTTTTGACAAAGAACGCTAACAGCAAGCAGTACTGGATTGGCCTGCATGACATTAGCAATGAAGGGACATTTATATGGGTCGACGACAGTTCTGTGTCATACAG CAACTGGGATCGAGGGGAGCCCAACAATTTTGGCAGTGGCGAGGACTGCGTGATGATGCTCAAAGATGGGAAGTGGAACGACGCTGCGTGTACGATGAATGGGGATGGCTGGATCTGTGAAAAGAAGTGGACTTGTTAA